In one window of Helianthus annuus cultivar XRQ/B chromosome 17, HanXRQr2.0-SUNRISE, whole genome shotgun sequence DNA:
- the LOC110926335 gene encoding photosystem I reaction center subunit III, chloroplastic — translation MSFTISTNFLQPLEVSNLKSSSRSKVTTSTSAIVCSASTDEKSNNSSLKALSAALALSSILVSSTVAVLPASADISGLTPCKESKQFAKREKQSLKKLESSLKLYAPDSAPALAIKATMEKTKRRFDNYGKQGLLCGSDGLPHLIVSGDQRHWGEFITPGILFLYIAGWIGWVGRSYLIAIRDEKKPTQKEIIIDVPLASRLVFRGFSWPVAAYREFLNGELIDPTV, via the exons ATGTCGTTCACAATCTCCACAAACTTCCTCCAGCCACTCGAGGTCTCCAACCTCAAATCATCATCCAGATCAAAGGTCACCACCAGCACCAGTGCTATCGTCTGTTCTGCATCTACCGATGAGAAAAGCAACAACTCATCGTTGAAAGCCTTATCGGCAGCACTTGCGCTATCTTCGATCCTTGTTTCGTCTACGGTGGCCGTGTTACCGGCGTCTGCTGATATTTCTGGACTTACTCCGTGTAAAGAGTCGAAGCAGTTCGCCAAGAGAGAGAAGCAGTCGCTGAAGAAGTTGGAGAGTTCTCTGAAACTTTATGCTCCGGACAGTGCTCCTGCTCTTGCTATCAAAGCTACAATGGAGAAGACGAAACGCAG ATTTGACAACTATGGAAAGCAAGGATTGTTGTGTGGATCAGATGGGTTGCCACACTTGATTGTGAGTGGAGACCAAAGACATTGGGGCGAATTCATTACTCCCGGGATTCTGTTTCTGTACATAGCTGGATGGATCGGGTGGGTCGGAAGGAGTTACTTGATCGCTATTCGCGATGAAAAGAAGCCTACACAGAAAGAGATCATCATCGATGTTCCTTTGGCTTCTCGGTTGGTGTTCCGTGGCTTCAGTTGGCCCGTTGCTGCTTACCGTGAGTTCTTGAACGGTGAACTCATTGACCCGACTGTCTAA